In one Agelaius phoeniceus isolate bAgePho1 chromosome 21, bAgePho1.hap1, whole genome shotgun sequence genomic region, the following are encoded:
- the LOC129128936 gene encoding alpha-1-acid glycoprotein 1-like → MLATLTLLLGLPLALASEPQSCTSLVPITFNSTTIPQLLGQWFYIAGASRYPPHLAELRAVTFEAFSFSPGSHKDELNITEIIRMNETCVVRNFSKIQVFHENSTLVHVDDNGVASTARLIQSDKDLLILNHINIDSPNLSLSARTPNVSKEHLEEFKAHLQCLGFTEQEVFYASTEHACPLPGDEDNADPQLG, encoded by the exons ATGTTGGCCACCCTCACCctcctcctggggctgcccctggccctggccagcgagccccagagctgcacctCGCTCGTCCCCATCACCTTCAACAGCACCACCATCCCTCAG ctcctgggacagtGGTTCTACATCGCTGGTGCCTCCAGGTACCCCCCTCACCTGGCAGAGCTGAGAGCGGTGACATTTGAggctttttccttctctcctggcAGCCACAAGGACGAGCTCAACATCACTGAAATCATAAGGAT GAATGAGACCTGTGTGGTGAGGAACTTCAGCAAGATCCAGGTCTTCCACGAGAACTCCACGCTGGTGCATG TTGATGATAACGGGGTGGCTTCCACGGCCAGACTGATCCAAAGTGACAAAGACCTGCTGATCCTGAACCACATCAACATTGACTCCCCAAATCTGAGTCTCTCAG CAAGGACACCCAACGTGAGCAAGGAGCACTTGGAGGAGTTCAAAGcccacctgcagtgcctgggcttCACTGAGCAGGAGGTGTTCTACGCTTCCACAGAG CACGCCTGTCCCCTGCCTGGGGATGAAGACAATGCAGATCCTCAGCTGGGGTAA